Within Topomyia yanbarensis strain Yona2022 chromosome 2, ASM3024719v1, whole genome shotgun sequence, the genomic segment ACCGTATGGAGATGTTGTACGAAGGTCCACATGACGACGAGGCCGCGGTTGCCGTCAAGAATTGCGATCCTCAAGGACCACTCATGATGTACGTGTCCAAAATGGTACCGACAACGGATAAGGGACGATTCTATGCTTTCGGTCGTGTGTTTGCCGGTAAAGTCGCCACTGGTCAGAAGTGTCGCATCATGGGTCCCAACTACACTCCCGGAAAGAGAGAAGATTTGTACGAGAAGGCTATTCAGCGTACCATTCTTATGATGGGACGTTATGTGGAAGCTATCGAAGATGTTCCATGCGGTAACATTTGTGGTTTGGTTGGTGTCGATCAGTTCTTGGTGAAAACCGGAACCATCAGTACCTTCAAGGATGCTCACAACATGAAGGTTATGAAGTTCTCTGTATCGCCGGTCGTGCGTGTTGCCGTCGAACCCAAGAACCCGGCTGATTTACCAAAATTGGTAGAAGGTCTCAAACGTCTGGCTAAATCGGATCCTATGGTACAGTGTATCATTGAAGAATCTGGCGAACACATCATCGCTGGCGCTGGTGAGCTGCATCTAGAAATTTGTCTCAAGGATCTCGAAGAAGATCATGCCTGTATTCCACTGAAGAAGTCCGACCCTGTCGTTTCGTACCGTGAAACCGTATCCGATGAATCTGACCAGATGTGTCTGTCCAAGTCACCCAACAAGCACAATCGTCTGTTCATGAAGGCTGTCCCAATGCCGGACGGATTAGCTGAGGATATTGACAACGGGGAAGTCAACTCGCGTGATGACTTTAAGGTTCGTGCTCGTTACCTGGCCGAGAAGTACGACTACGACGTTACTGAAGCCCGTAAGATCTGGTGCTTCGGTCCGGACGGCACAGGCCCCAACATCGTCGTGGATTGCACCAAGGGTGTGCAGTATCTGAACGAAATCAAGGACTCGGTTGTCGCTGGCTTCCAGTGGGCATCCAAGGAAGGTGTGCTAGCCGAAGAAAATATGCGTGGTAAGTAGATTTGAAGTATTATTTTGCACTTTATGATCTAAATGATGATACTCTTACATCcacgaaaataaatttgatggataaacattttttcaagctcAACAGGTCTGAAGCGTTTGTCGAATTTAGACCTTGAGTGAAAAGCGTGAGCCCCTAATCACACAGAATATTGTAATTTGTTCCACAGGTGTTCGTTTCAACATCTATGACGTAACATTGCATGCTGACGCTATCCATCGTGGTGGTGGCCAAATCATTCCGACCGCTCGTCGTGTCCTGTACGCCTCGTACATCACTGCTGCGCCACGCATGATGGAACCAGTTTACCTGTGTGAAATCCAGTGCCCAGAGGTTGCTGTCGGTGGTATCTACGGTGTGCTGAATCGTCGTCGTGGACACGTCTTCGAGGAAGCACAGGTGGCCGGTACGCCCATGTTCGTCGTCAAGGCGTACCTGCCTGTCAATGAGTCGTTTGGCTTCACTGCTGATTTGAGGTGAGTTTGCAGCTCgcattttttttccacaaacAGTACGGCAATTTTGGTCTATTCGTTCAGCAGAATCTTCAATGATTGCTGGCAAAACAAAGTTGCCAAAGTAAAATTTTGTTCGAAAACATTGTTTTTTCTTCCTCGTAGAATTTACAATACCTGTCTTACAATACATAAATTCACTATTAACGTTGTTGTACACTATCTAAATTTTCTTGTCTTATATGCGACGAATGTGAAAATATCTGCAAATCATTCATTTTCTGTTTTATGACAGTAAATGCCGAAAATAAATATCGCAAGGACATAACAAGCCCCGTAAAACCAAATATAttataattcaaaaataaatGAAAGAAAACTTTAATCGTAAAAATCGGATTGAGATTCTTCAGCATAAAAATCGCTTCAAAAGTTCTCACCCAAAGAATGAGGCAAGGATGAACTTACAGTACAAAAAAACCGGTTAAAATAAATAATCCCCAGTTTGATTTTTACGtttgaactttttatttgatttttacaGGCTAATTTATTCAAAGCAGGTTTTACGGAGAATATTCTGTTCttgcaatttttattttcggtcgctcaaatgTGGGTATATCTGTTTGTCGTAAATAAGAATGTGCTTGcttgtttcgaaaaaaaactaaatgttCATCGTACAATATCGTTTCCAGGTCCAACACTGGTGGACAGGCATTCCCACAGTGTGTGTTTGATCACTGGCAAATCCTGCCCGGGGACCCAGCCGAACCCAACACCAAACCATACACCGTTGTCCAGGACATTCGTAAGCGTAAGGGTCTGAAAGAGGGTCTCCCAGATTTATCACAGTACTTGGACAAATTGTAAACACGACTTACTCTTAACAACCACACGAATCAAACTAGAGGAATGCAGCAAATTCAGCTacaattattataaaaaataatttataaatgtttaCAACAAAACTACACCTACACACTTTCAATTGCCAGCTGACAAAAAAAGACCTCCCCTGCAATTGTTTTCCGTCAAATGTCCCCAGACTTCAGTGATGAGAGTACGTAGTTCGTATCATGAGACAAAGATTGGATCATCATCCGTGCTGGCTTCGGAAACGAAGATGCAAAACGCTAAACAACCAATTCGATCAACAATAATAATGAAACCGTGATACAAGAGAATACAGAAGATGAGAAATCATGTTGACAAAAAACGAACCGAAACGAGTGTAGTTTTACTTTCTGatatttttaaatcttttgTTCTCTCGTGAAATTAGTAATTATTGAATATCATTCATccactcatttcactcgttCAAAGGCGGttattattttcagttttttttctgtaCAATTTTGTCTGAAATTATCAATCGGGAGAATTTCTAATCTATACATATAACTAACGTTTATTTTACATAAAATACAAGTCTTGTCATTTCATGTGACCAAAGCCATTAGCAGGGTAGGTGGGACAAATTAGAACGAAAGAAAAATGTCTGGAGGAAGTAATGCTTGACTGATGGAAGACGGTGCTGTTGCGTTGAGGTAACTATACAATTTCGTTTAAATTGCTCCTAACAAATAATGTGATGATTTCCAAAATTCTATGAATAAATGATTAAGCCAATATTTCAAGCTCAACAGGTCTGACGAATTTTTGTGAAatctttacattttttaaacGAATGTACGTTTTTGGGATAATGACATCTTTTtctgtatatttttatttcagatTCCCAAAATAGTTTAGAGTTTTGCAATAGCAGGTAATTATTGATATTCTATTTAAACTACAATTAAATTAACAGTAGCTAAACCATTGAATGATGCTATTGATCATAAACTTGTTCTGAAAACTCGTGTGTTGAAAAAACGATTATTTCTGACACCTCTTCTGACAATGGCTTTTAGATTTCTTCGACTTGGAATTAAAATGAATGGAATCGGTGAATCCGAATTTATCCCGTTTTATTCCAAAGCGAAGCCGTgtgttcaaaaaaattaaaattgatccTCTTAATGATAATTGATCTTTTTTGTGTGGCTTTCTCTATTGCAGGTTATCGTGCTTTCCTAGTTTGAGCAGTTTCTGAAAATGAAGGTAAGTTACAAGAACATTAGTTCATATTTAAGGTCTATTTAAATCCTCAGTGAACGTGAACAACACTAAAATGAAATGAGAGTATATTAGTGTACCTATCGATTGGTTACAGAATATTCCAGAAAATATTGTAACTATATGCAGACAttaatttattaaaaacatatgtTCTCATTTGCACATAGGACCGTTTGAGTAGATTTGCTAGGTTTTCTTTGTCCACCGAAAATTGAAACGTGCCGATGAACGAAATTGGTGAGAAGTTGTAAAAATAGACGTAATGGTCCTTCAAGCTAGACGTTCGCTTCTGAATACCAGATACTCCAGATAGCATTCCGGTTTTTAACAAACTGTAAATTGGCCAGTTGAACGTGAAATAGTTATTCGCGGTTGCAGCAGTTCATGATATTCTATGGACATAAATGAATTTAATACATGTTCATGTTCACTTTCACGGAGAGTCTAAATAAGCCTTTATATCGTTTCGAATGATGCAAAAAATCATGGACCTGTTCTGAAAACATTATGAGCTGAAAATCCGATTTTATTTCTGACACCTCTTCTGACGATATAACAACATACTCAACCTCAGCTCAGTTTGGAGTGAATGTgaaatataattttgttttctctATCTAATTTTTTACAGGTAATGTCTGATGATCTTGGATTTATCTTTGCCTGCTTCTCTTAACCAGGTAAATATAATTTCAGTAGCAGATAACTTactattactcaaaatttgcgcGGAAACGTTTCTTTATATTGTACAGGTTAATAATAATCTAATTTGGCATTCCTTGCTGATCCCACAATTGTGAACAAGTAGATTCGTTGCGCAAATTAAGAGTAATTCTTAACCACGTTGTATTTGGTCGCTACATCCACATGATGAAATTCATATTCACGGACCTGTTCGTACTAACCGTGACCGAGTTGAATTGTTCTGATTGATGTTGCCACAAATCCATCGACAGTTAAGGCCATATTAACGGGTTGAATTAACgcttttctcatttctctattTCCAGGAACTCGGAACTGCTTTTGACTATGCACTAAGCTATTTACTAGCCTTTCAACGCGGCTCGATTGACAGTGTATCTTGTGATGCCGTGGAAAAAAACGGAATGTACATTGTCTCCAAGCTTGCTAAAGGAAACGGAAGTTCATCATCATCGAGGCCGAGCAATTTGGGCGCACCGAGTTATGTAGTTTAgaattctcgagtactttttcaaatggacgtaagtaacaatgagagattctctttgaggtctttctcttctgttcattactcggccatttcaacatttactactctactctttgcataatattgtagtaaaaaccgtcggctttcgatatgtactggaaaattattacaaagtgttgtaatgacgtcgtaataaacgaaagagaaagtaaacaaagagaggctctcaatgttacgtccatttgaaaaagtactcgagaattcCATATTACTCGATCGTGGACCGCC encodes:
- the LOC131678996 gene encoding eukaryotic translation elongation factor 2 isoform X1 produces the protein MVNFTVDEIRAMMDKKRNIRNMSVIAHVDHGKSTLTDSLVSKAGIIAGAKAGETRFTDTRKDEQERCITIKSTAISMYFELEEQDLVFITNPDQRDKDCKGFLINLIDSPGHVDFSSEVTAALRVTDGALVVVDCVSGVCVQTETVLRQAIAERIKPVLFMNKMDRALLELQLEAEDLYQTFQRIVENVNVIIATYNDDGGPMGEVRVDPSKGSVGFGSGLHGWAFTLKQFAEMYSVMFKIDVVKLMNRLWGENFFNAKTKKWAKVKDDDNKRSFVMYVLDPIYKVFDAVMNYKTDEIPKLLERIKVTLKHEDKDKDGKSLLKVVMRSWLPAGEALLQMIAIHLPSPVVAQKYRMEMLYEGPHDDEAAVAVKNCDPQGPLMMYVSKMVPTTDKGRFYAFGRVFAGKVATGQKCRIMGPNYTPGKREDLYEKAIQRTILMMGRYVEAIEDVPCGNICGLVGVDQFLVKTGTISTFKDAHNMKVMKFSVSPVVRVAVEPKNPADLPKLVEGLKRLAKSDPMVQCIIEESGEHIIAGAGELHLEICLKDLEEDHACIPLKKSDPVVSYRETVSDESDQMCLSKSPNKHNRLFMKAVPMPDGLAEDIDNGEVNSRDDFKVRARYLAEKYDYDVTEARKIWCFGPDGTGPNIVVDCTKGVQYLNEIKDSVVAGFQWASKEGVLAEENMRGVRFNIYDVTLHADAIHRGGGQIIPTARRVLYASYITAAPRMMEPVYLCEIQCPEVAVGGIYGVLNRRRGHVFEEAQVAGTPMFVVKAYLPVNESFGFTADLRSNTGGQAFPQCVFDHWQILPGDPAEPNTKPYTVVQDIRKRKGLKEGLPDLSQYLDKL